The Kiritimatiellia bacterium genome has a window encoding:
- the feoB gene encoding ferrous iron transport protein B: MNSALPDSCRACPLARAVPSDTFDHVIALAGNPNTGKTTVFNMLTGLRQHTGNWTGKTVGRAEGSFRYGERTYRIVDLPGTYSLVSASPDEEVARNFLLFERPSVTVIVVDASRLERNLNLVLQVLQLTDRAVVCVNLVDEARAHGIEVDGRALARELGVPVVLTAARRGEGIAELMRAVDEVANARVSCRPRRLPQDLPGLAEALSRISRHLRELYPRLNYVEWIALRLLEGDASLLEALREGRLAEVSDRGTAAPPPPASAVEALVHEVESLRWALPPGFHDRWVERVYAEAASIAARCVTVDAAGGRRRWESKLDRWLTSRHTGYPTMIALLGLVLWITIEGANVPSRLLFSLLVDRAYSMLGRLADAAGLPPWLKGLLVDGAWRTTAWVVSVMLPPMAIFFPLFTILEDFGYLPRVAFNLDALFRRAGAHGRQALTMSMGWGCNAAGVIATRIIDSPRERLIAILTNNFSLCNGRWPTQFVMATIFLGALAPPAFAGLAAATAVLGVALLGVALMFLTSWALSRSVLRGEPSAFSLELPPYRPPDILRTLYTSLIDRTLIVLWRAVVFALPAGIVLWVFCNVRVAGAPLAAHLVRWLDPLGRAIGLSGIILTAYLVAIPANEIVLPTILVLTTALAPEAAEAATAGRLFEFEDVATLGDFLRRHGWTTLTGVCLMLFSLCHNPCSTTIFTIWRETRSAKWTAVATLMPVMLGIVLCGAVATVARLLAN; this comes from the coding sequence ATGAACTCCGCGTTGCCGGATTCCTGCCGTGCCTGCCCGCTGGCCCGGGCCGTTCCGTCAGATACGTTCGACCACGTGATTGCGCTGGCGGGCAACCCGAACACCGGCAAGACCACCGTGTTCAACATGCTGACCGGCCTCCGTCAACACACTGGCAACTGGACCGGCAAGACAGTCGGCCGTGCGGAAGGCTCGTTTCGATATGGCGAGCGAACCTACCGGATCGTGGACCTGCCGGGAACGTATTCGCTGGTGTCGGCGTCGCCGGACGAGGAGGTCGCCCGCAACTTTCTGCTGTTCGAGCGCCCCTCCGTCACCGTGATTGTGGTGGACGCATCGCGGTTGGAGCGCAACCTGAATCTTGTGTTGCAGGTGCTGCAGCTGACGGATCGGGCGGTTGTCTGCGTCAATCTCGTCGACGAGGCGCGCGCCCACGGCATCGAGGTGGACGGGCGGGCGCTTGCGCGGGAGCTGGGTGTGCCGGTCGTGCTGACCGCGGCCCGGCGCGGCGAGGGGATCGCCGAGCTGATGCGCGCGGTGGACGAGGTCGCCAACGCCCGCGTGAGCTGTCGGCCCCGCCGACTGCCGCAGGACCTGCCCGGCCTGGCGGAGGCGCTATCGCGTATTTCGCGCCATTTGCGGGAGCTTTACCCGCGGCTGAACTATGTGGAGTGGATTGCGCTGCGGCTGCTAGAGGGGGACGCCTCGTTGCTGGAGGCGTTGCGCGAGGGTCGACTCGCGGAAGTCTCCGATCGCGGGACCGCTGCGCCGCCACCGCCGGCCTCGGCGGTTGAGGCGCTGGTGCACGAGGTGGAGTCGTTGCGCTGGGCGCTGCCACCGGGGTTCCACGACCGCTGGGTCGAGCGAGTCTATGCGGAGGCCGCCAGCATCGCTGCGCGCTGTGTCACCGTGGACGCGGCAGGAGGCCGCCGCCGGTGGGAGTCGAAACTCGACCGCTGGCTCACCAGTCGGCATACCGGCTACCCGACGATGATCGCCCTGCTGGGCCTGGTGCTCTGGATCACCATCGAGGGGGCGAATGTCCCGTCCCGGCTGCTGTTCTCGTTGCTCGTCGACCGCGCCTACAGCATGCTCGGCCGGCTCGCGGATGCGGCCGGTCTGCCGCCGTGGCTAAAAGGGTTGCTGGTGGATGGTGCGTGGCGGACCACCGCCTGGGTCGTCAGCGTGATGCTGCCGCCGATGGCGATCTTCTTTCCGCTGTTCACCATCCTCGAAGATTTCGGCTATCTGCCGCGTGTCGCCTTCAACCTCGATGCGCTGTTCCGACGTGCCGGTGCGCATGGACGACAGGCGCTGACGATGAGCATGGGGTGGGGCTGCAATGCGGCGGGCGTGATTGCGACGCGCATCATTGATTCCCCACGTGAACGACTCATCGCGATCCTCACGAACAACTTTTCGCTCTGCAACGGCCGTTGGCCCACGCAGTTCGTGATGGCGACGATTTTTCTCGGCGCGCTCGCTCCGCCGGCGTTTGCGGGTCTGGCCGCTGCCACCGCGGTGCTCGGCGTCGCGCTGTTGGGAGTGGCGCTGATGTTCCTCACGTCATGGGCGCTCTCGCGCAGCGTGCTGCGCGGAGAGCCGTCCGCGTTCAGTCTCGAACTGCCCCCCTACCGCCCGCCGGACATCCTGCGGACGCTGTACACCTCGCTGATCGACCGCACGCTGATCGTGCTCTGGCGCGCGGTGGTGTTTGCGTTGCCCGCGGGCATTGTGCTGTGGGTCTTCTGCAACGTGCGCGTCGCCGGGGCGCCCCTCGCGGCTCACCTTGTGCGGTGGCTCGATCCCCTCGGACGGGCGATCGGCCTGAGCGGAATCATCCTGACCGCCTACCTGGTGGCCATTCCCGCCAATGAAATCGTGTTGCCGACGATCCTCGTACTGACCACCGCGTTGGCGCCCGAGGCGGCCGAGGCGGCCACTGCCGGCCGACTGTTCGAGTTCGAGGATGTGGCGACGCTCGGTGACTTCCTTCGTCGCCATGGCTGGACGACGCTCACCGGCGTCTGCCTGATGCTGTTCAGCCTGTGTCACAACCCTTGCTCCACCACGATCTTCACGATATGGCGCGAAACCCGCAGCGCGAAGTGGACCGCGGTCGCGACGCTGATGCCGGTGATGCTCGGCATCGTCTTGTGCGGCGCGGTGGCGACCGTGGCCCGCCTGTTGGCAAACTGA
- a CDS encoding PTS sugar transporter subunit IIA has translation MNALLKALEEGRLIELPVADKKDALTLLASLIEAVPGVRPNAQVVEGIMAREAQSNTYLGHGIACPHARTADEGEMLCAVGWSPKGIAYGNPDGTPVRLVLLYYIPANHRNAYLKEISLLARALETGRATELSTATTLADVRIRMLDLVSSALDSAAVTARARMIRLETKQAAAAAAPPDAVLASLNIQPLLVILAPATRPIVLAQHRELVDLIESSPPVGETLSRQGSVDVGEWRIVSRGTTPYAGERVVIDCIAVKKNERPIATSARTG, from the coding sequence GTGAACGCGCTGCTGAAGGCACTGGAGGAGGGCCGTCTGATCGAATTGCCCGTGGCGGACAAGAAGGACGCACTGACCCTGCTGGCCAGTCTGATCGAGGCCGTGCCCGGTGTGCGCCCGAACGCGCAAGTGGTGGAAGGCATCATGGCCCGGGAGGCCCAGTCGAACACGTATTTGGGGCACGGCATCGCCTGCCCGCATGCCCGCACCGCCGACGAGGGTGAAATGCTGTGTGCGGTGGGTTGGAGCCCGAAGGGCATCGCGTATGGCAACCCCGACGGCACGCCGGTCCGGCTGGTTCTGCTCTATTACATCCCCGCCAACCATCGCAACGCCTACTTAAAGGAGATCTCCCTGCTGGCGCGGGCTCTGGAAACGGGCAGGGCGACGGAACTGAGTACTGCGACCACGCTGGCGGACGTGCGCATCCGCATGCTCGACCTGGTCAGCTCCGCGCTGGACTCGGCCGCGGTGACGGCGCGCGCGCGGATGATCCGCCTCGAGACCAAACAAGCCGCCGCGGCCGCCGCTCCTCCCGATGCGGTGCTGGCAAGCCTCAACATCCAGCCACTTCTGGTCATCCTCGCACCGGCGACGCGGCCCATTGTACTTGCACAGCACCGCGAGTTGGTCGACCTGATCGAAAGTTCACCTCCGGTGGGAGAGACCCTCTCGCGGCAGGGCTCGGTCGATGTTGGCGAGTGGCGCATTGTCAGCCGCGGCACCACCCCCTATGCGGGGGAACGTGTGGTGATTGACTGCATTGCGGTGAAGAAAAACGAGCGCCCCATCGCGACAAGCGCCCGCACCGGCTGA
- the mgtA gene encoding magnesium-translocating P-type ATPase produces MEFCALSPAEAMARLEVSEQGLDAAEAEARLAKYGRNEITITKRGPLADILHRCRNPLVIQLLIIAAVSLAMGDVKAAIVVSGMVVLSVGLSYFQESRSARAVEKLKGMIHSRAVVIREGREQEIALAEVVPGDLVVLQAGTLIPADVRVVRAKDLYVSQSTLTGESLPVEKRVEDNPVTRGSILDNEAACFQGTNVVSGTGLGLVVNTGDHTLFGATARRLSESAVETSFDQGIRDFTWLMVRFMTVMVVIVFLLIGLTKGSWIEALLFGLAVAVGLTPEMLPMIVTVNLSKGAVSLSKKKVIVKRLSSIQNFGAIDILCTDKTGTLTQDRVVLERHVDVTGRPSEDVLRYAYLNSYYQTGLRNLLDRAVLAHAELDVERTCRKLDEIPFDFQRRRMSVTVEYEGVPVLICKGAVEEILKVCSHYQLDGEVYPILDMLREDLLEEVARLNAEGFRVLAIAYREFPPDKQKFSLADENDLVLLGYIAFYDPPKDSAGEAIKALYNSGVRVKVLTGDNAAVARKIAGDVGLKVEKIVSGSDLDGLSEDQIAELAETADVFAKLTPAQKETLIHALRRKGHVVGFLGDGINDAPALKAADVGISVDSGVDVAKEAADIVLLEKSLTVLENGIVEGRRVFCNIIKYIRMGASSNFGNMFSVVGAAWFLPFLPMAPIQILVNNLLYDISQVAIPTDSVDSELLAKPRQWNIRNIKRFMIFIGPISSIFDYATYALMLWVFGCWAYLDPHIGEATKEYYVKLFHTGWFVESLLTQTLIVHIIRTRRIPFLQSRPSLPLALTTLLIMGVGVWLPFSPLADYLGFIPLPRTYWFWLAGFLLSYSVLTHIVKVWFHRRYGVD; encoded by the coding sequence ATGGAATTTTGCGCGCTTTCCCCGGCGGAGGCGATGGCGCGACTGGAGGTGTCGGAACAGGGGCTGGATGCCGCCGAGGCCGAGGCCCGCCTCGCCAAGTACGGGCGAAACGAGATCACGATCACGAAGCGAGGGCCGCTCGCCGACATCCTGCATCGATGTCGCAATCCCCTCGTCATTCAACTGCTGATCATTGCCGCGGTCTCGCTGGCCATGGGGGACGTGAAGGCCGCGATTGTGGTGAGCGGAATGGTGGTGTTGAGCGTCGGCCTGTCCTATTTCCAGGAAAGCCGCTCCGCGCGCGCGGTGGAAAAGCTGAAAGGGATGATCCACTCCCGCGCAGTGGTGATCCGCGAGGGGCGGGAACAGGAGATCGCCCTCGCCGAAGTGGTGCCCGGCGACCTCGTCGTCTTACAGGCCGGCACGCTGATTCCGGCGGACGTGCGGGTGGTGCGTGCGAAAGACCTGTACGTCAGCCAGTCCACGCTCACCGGCGAATCGCTGCCGGTGGAAAAGCGTGTGGAGGACAACCCCGTTACCCGCGGCAGTATCCTCGACAACGAGGCGGCGTGTTTTCAGGGGACGAACGTCGTCAGCGGCACGGGCCTGGGGCTGGTGGTCAATACGGGTGATCACACGCTGTTTGGAGCCACCGCCCGGCGCCTCTCCGAAAGTGCCGTTGAGACCAGCTTCGACCAGGGCATCCGCGACTTCACCTGGCTGATGGTCCGCTTCATGACGGTGATGGTGGTGATCGTATTTCTGCTGATCGGCCTCACCAAAGGGAGCTGGATCGAGGCGCTGCTCTTCGGACTCGCCGTCGCGGTCGGGCTGACCCCCGAGATGCTGCCGATGATCGTCACCGTGAACCTCTCCAAAGGAGCGGTCAGCCTTTCGAAGAAAAAGGTCATCGTCAAACGGCTGAGTTCCATCCAGAACTTCGGCGCGATCGACATTCTGTGCACCGACAAAACCGGCACGCTGACGCAGGACCGGGTCGTCCTCGAGCGACACGTGGATGTGACCGGCCGGCCGAGCGAGGACGTGCTGCGTTACGCCTACCTCAACAGTTACTACCAGACCGGACTTCGAAATCTGCTCGACCGGGCCGTGCTGGCGCATGCGGAGCTCGACGTGGAACGGACCTGCCGCAAGCTCGACGAGATCCCGTTTGATTTCCAGCGCCGCCGCATGTCGGTGACCGTCGAATACGAGGGCGTGCCCGTCCTCATCTGCAAGGGTGCCGTCGAGGAAATCCTGAAGGTCTGCTCGCACTACCAACTGGACGGCGAAGTCTATCCCATCCTGGACATGCTGCGGGAAGACCTGCTGGAGGAAGTCGCGCGGCTGAATGCCGAAGGCTTCCGTGTGCTGGCGATCGCGTACCGCGAGTTCCCGCCAGACAAGCAGAAATTTTCGCTGGCGGACGAAAACGACCTGGTGCTGCTGGGCTACATCGCGTTCTACGATCCCCCGAAGGACTCGGCGGGCGAGGCGATCAAAGCCCTGTACAACTCCGGTGTCCGCGTGAAAGTGCTGACGGGCGACAACGCGGCCGTCGCGCGCAAGATCGCCGGAGATGTTGGCCTGAAGGTCGAGAAGATCGTCTCCGGTTCGGATCTGGACGGCCTTTCGGAGGATCAGATCGCCGAGCTGGCGGAAACGGCCGACGTGTTCGCCAAACTGACGCCCGCCCAAAAAGAGACCCTCATCCACGCGCTGCGGCGGAAGGGCCATGTGGTTGGGTTCCTCGGCGACGGCATCAACGACGCCCCGGCGTTGAAGGCGGCCGACGTCGGCATCTCGGTGGACTCCGGCGTGGACGTGGCGAAGGAGGCGGCTGACATTGTGCTGCTGGAGAAGAGCCTCACGGTGCTCGAGAACGGCATCGTCGAAGGCCGGCGGGTGTTCTGCAACATCATCAAGTACATTCGGATGGGCGCCAGCTCCAACTTTGGCAACATGTTCAGCGTCGTCGGCGCCGCCTGGTTCCTCCCCTTCCTGCCGATGGCGCCGATTCAGATCCTCGTCAACAACCTCCTCTACGACATTTCGCAGGTGGCGATCCCGACCGACAGCGTGGACAGCGAACTGCTCGCGAAGCCGCGGCAGTGGAACATCCGCAACATCAAACGGTTCATGATCTTCATCGGGCCGATCAGTTCGATTTTCGATTACGCCACCTATGCCCTCATGTTGTGGGTGTTCGGCTGCTGGGCCTACCTGGATCCTCACATCGGCGAGGCCACCAAAGAGTACTACGTGAAGCTCTTTCACACGGGTTGGTTTGTAGAGTCGCTGCTGACGCAGACGCTGATCGTGCACATCATCCGAACGCGGCGCATCCCGTTCTTACAGAGCCGGCCCAGCCTACCGCTGGCGCTGACTACCCTGTTGATCATGGGCGTCGGGGTCTGGCTGCCGTTCTCTCCCCTGGCGGATTATCTCGGGTTCATCCCGCTGCCGCGAACCTATTGGTTCTGGCTGGCCGGGTTCCTGTTGAGCTATTCCGTGCTGACCCACATCGTCAAAGTGTGGTTCCACCGCCGATATGGAGTTGACTGA
- a CDS encoding metal-dependent transcriptional regulator — protein sequence MKRGGRRRALIEDALKFLLDRAADEVPPTTTALGRAVHCTPAQTRRLCEELRAGGWVEGDPPTLTAAGREYAAQVARAHRLYETHLARTSGLPSTDWHRLAHAEEHRLTPRAADALARQLGEPAYDPHGDPIPSREGRLPPRRGRPLEECPPGWKGQIVHVEDEPAESYQRLAREGFAPDARIRVLGCAAAGGGMRVSLDGREIDLSRTEAALLTVDELPRGVAFDEQVRRLSDLEPGGRAVVVGLSPQVRGLARDRLLDLGFVPGTTVELVMRAPSGDPIAYRVRGATIALRREQADRILVHLEAPAPAERR from the coding sequence ATGAAACGGGGCGGCCGGCGCCGCGCCCTCATTGAGGACGCGCTGAAGTTTCTGCTTGACCGCGCCGCGGATGAGGTCCCTCCCACCACCACGGCGCTGGGCCGGGCGGTGCATTGTACGCCCGCGCAGACCCGCCGGCTGTGCGAAGAACTGCGCGCTGGCGGGTGGGTCGAGGGCGATCCCCCCACGCTGACGGCCGCCGGCCGCGAATATGCGGCCCAGGTGGCCCGCGCTCATCGGCTATACGAGACTCATCTCGCCCGCACCAGCGGACTGCCCTCAACCGACTGGCATCGCCTCGCGCACGCCGAGGAACACCGGCTCACGCCCCGCGCGGCCGATGCGCTCGCCCGGCAGCTCGGTGAGCCCGCCTACGACCCGCACGGTGATCCGATCCCCTCCCGCGAGGGTCGTCTTCCCCCCCGGCGCGGCCGCCCCCTGGAGGAGTGCCCGCCGGGATGGAAGGGCCAGATCGTACATGTCGAAGATGAGCCGGCCGAGTCCTACCAACGGCTCGCCCGCGAGGGCTTCGCGCCCGATGCGCGCATCCGCGTGCTGGGCTGCGCCGCCGCCGGCGGTGGGATGCGGGTGAGCCTCGACGGACGCGAAATCGACCTCTCCCGCACGGAAGCGGCGCTGCTCACCGTCGATGAGCTGCCCCGCGGCGTCGCCTTCGACGAACAGGTGCGTCGGCTCAGCGACCTCGAGCCCGGAGGACGGGCGGTCGTGGTCGGCCTCTCGCCGCAAGTGCGCGGTCTGGCGCGCGACCGGCTCCTCGATCTCGGTTTCGTGCCCGGCACCACCGTCGAGCTCGTGATGCGCGCGCCCTCCGGCGATCCCATCGCCTACCGCGTGCGCGGCGCGACGATTGCGCTTCGACGCGAGCAGGCCGACCGGATCCTCGTCCACCTCGAAGCACCGGCACCGGCGGAACGGCGATGA